The Pseudoalteromonas arctica A 37-1-2 genome includes a region encoding these proteins:
- the ydiJ gene encoding D-2-hydroxyglutarate dehydrogenase YdiJ encodes MIATITQQDAATELVANYLNTIANQGFTGDTDASYATRITASTDNSVYQQIPQGVIFPKSEKDIQLALQTASRDPFLSLTFGPRGGGTGTNGQSLTAGIVVDLSRYMREILEINVEEGWVRVQTGVIKDQLNDFLKPYGFFFSPDLSTSNRATIGGMISTDASGQGSLVYGKTSDHVLGLTTYLVDGTPMCTSPIDIDKAQIIANQDSLIGSLYKTVLDISVNERAAILAKFPRLNRFLTGYDLEHVLSDDLLTFDMSRLITGSEGSLGIVTEAKLNLTPIAEFKTLINIKYDSFDSALRHSPFLVDARATSVETVDSKVLNLAREDIIWNLVSDLITDVPNKDMQGLNMVEFNAVSNDDIKDKVDTLCKLLDECVINQTNGVIGYQLTSDKSDILKIYAMRKKSVGLLGNVKGSQKPLAFAEDTAVPPENLADYIVEFRALLDSHNLQYGMFGHVDAGVLHVRPALDMCDPEQEKLLRTISDQVVKLTAKYGGLMWGEHGKGYRSEYSPEFFGEHLYTQLRKIKTAFDPNNRINPGKICTPIDSEDSLVSVDGQKRSHFDKQISIEVKTSFNNAMTCNGNGICFNYDENSPMCPSYKVTGDRRNSPKGRASLMREWLRLQESKNVDLLEVEKQLNKGEVITWWERFVHSREKRKGIYDFSHEVKASMDECLACKACTTACPIKVDVPTFRSRFLNYYHSYYARPLKDYLVGNIENSAPLMAKFAKVINPIVKTSLVSNVIKKTVGYVDTPQLSIPALSKRVTKTQKFDFDLLNKLNAEQQSEYVLIVQDPFTSFYEAELVESFITLITQLGKKPMLLPFKPNGKPQHVKGFLHEFKVTAKNAAEFLNKLNDINAPLVGLDASLVMCYRDEYNTILENNRGEFNVQLAHEWLETQSFKSLSAKQNTDTEFTLLSHCTETTALPKAANVWQTIFNDIGLTLKTTNTGCCGMAGTYGHEAQNQDNSRALYEMSWKPIVDKNKPEQLLSTGFSCRSQVKRFEQFKPKHPIELLAQVLK; translated from the coding sequence ATGATAGCAACAATTACACAGCAAGATGCCGCGACAGAACTTGTCGCAAACTACCTAAATACCATTGCAAACCAAGGTTTTACCGGAGATACCGACGCAAGTTATGCAACGCGTATTACCGCTTCAACCGATAACAGTGTGTATCAGCAAATACCGCAAGGTGTTATTTTTCCAAAAAGTGAAAAAGATATTCAGCTCGCATTGCAAACAGCATCTCGCGACCCGTTTTTATCATTAACTTTTGGTCCTCGTGGCGGTGGAACAGGCACTAACGGACAATCGTTAACAGCTGGTATTGTTGTAGATTTGTCTCGCTATATGCGCGAAATCCTCGAAATAAATGTAGAAGAAGGCTGGGTACGCGTTCAAACCGGCGTAATAAAAGATCAACTTAATGACTTTTTAAAACCTTATGGCTTTTTCTTCTCACCCGATTTATCTACCAGTAACAGGGCAACTATTGGTGGCATGATAAGTACTGACGCATCGGGGCAAGGCTCGTTAGTTTACGGTAAAACGAGCGATCATGTTTTAGGGCTAACAACTTATTTAGTTGATGGCACACCTATGTGTACCTCCCCAATAGACATCGACAAAGCACAAATTATAGCTAATCAAGACTCATTAATTGGTAGTTTATATAAAACAGTTTTAGATATTTCAGTTAATGAACGCGCTGCTATTTTAGCTAAGTTTCCACGGTTAAATCGTTTTTTAACCGGCTACGACCTAGAGCATGTGCTAAGTGATGACTTACTTACTTTTGACATGAGCCGACTAATAACGGGTTCAGAAGGGTCATTAGGTATAGTAACTGAAGCAAAATTAAACCTAACGCCTATTGCCGAATTCAAAACGCTTATTAATATTAAGTATGATAGTTTTGACTCAGCACTTCGTCATTCACCATTTTTAGTCGATGCACGTGCAACATCGGTAGAAACCGTTGATAGCAAAGTTTTAAACTTAGCGCGTGAAGATATCATTTGGAATTTAGTATCGGACTTAATAACCGACGTACCAAATAAAGATATGCAAGGCCTTAACATGGTCGAGTTTAATGCAGTATCAAACGATGATATAAAAGACAAAGTAGACACGCTTTGTAAGCTTCTAGATGAATGCGTAATAAATCAAACTAATGGCGTTATTGGTTATCAGTTAACCAGTGATAAAAGCGATATACTGAAAATTTACGCAATGCGTAAAAAGTCAGTGGGTTTATTAGGTAATGTAAAAGGCAGCCAAAAACCACTCGCCTTTGCGGAAGACACCGCTGTACCACCTGAAAATTTAGCAGATTATATTGTCGAATTTAGAGCATTACTCGACAGCCACAATTTACAGTATGGTATGTTTGGCCATGTTGATGCAGGGGTTTTACATGTACGCCCGGCACTTGATATGTGTGACCCAGAACAAGAAAAACTACTTAGAACTATTTCAGATCAGGTCGTAAAACTAACTGCTAAGTACGGTGGTTTAATGTGGGGCGAGCACGGTAAAGGTTACCGAAGTGAATATAGTCCTGAATTTTTTGGTGAGCATTTATATACACAACTTCGTAAAATAAAAACAGCTTTCGATCCTAACAATCGCATTAACCCCGGTAAAATATGTACTCCTATCGATAGTGAAGACTCACTAGTTAGTGTAGATGGACAAAAGAGATCGCACTTCGATAAGCAAATATCAATAGAAGTTAAAACCAGTTTTAACAATGCAATGACCTGTAATGGTAATGGCATATGCTTTAATTACGATGAAAATTCACCTATGTGTCCATCGTATAAAGTAACTGGCGATCGCCGTAATTCACCAAAAGGACGCGCAAGTTTAATGCGCGAATGGCTTCGTCTACAAGAGTCAAAAAATGTAGATTTGCTCGAAGTAGAAAAACAACTTAACAAAGGTGAAGTCATTACCTGGTGGGAACGTTTTGTTCATAGCCGCGAAAAACGAAAAGGTATTTACGACTTTTCTCACGAAGTAAAAGCGTCAATGGATGAATGTTTAGCATGTAAGGCATGTACAACAGCATGCCCAATTAAAGTAGATGTACCTACTTTTCGTTCGCGCTTTTTAAATTATTATCATAGTTATTATGCACGCCCGCTAAAAGATTACCTTGTTGGTAACATAGAAAACAGCGCACCATTAATGGCAAAGTTCGCTAAAGTTATAAATCCAATTGTTAAAACATCATTAGTTAGTAATGTTATTAAAAAAACGGTTGGCTATGTTGATACACCACAGTTAAGTATACCTGCACTTTCAAAGCGTGTTACTAAAACACAAAAATTCGATTTTGATTTACTAAATAAATTAAATGCAGAGCAACAAAGTGAATATGTATTAATAGTACAAGACCCATTTACGAGCTTTTACGAAGCGGAATTAGTAGAAAGTTTTATTACTTTAATAACCCAACTTGGTAAAAAACCAATGCTATTACCTTTTAAACCAAATGGTAAACCGCAACACGTAAAAGGTTTTTTGCATGAATTTAAAGTTACAGCTAAAAATGCAGCCGAGTTTTTAAATAAATTAAATGATATTAATGCACCGTTAGTCGGTTTAGATGCGTCACTCGTTATGTGTTACCGCGATGAATATAATACAATTTTAGAAAATAACCGTGGCGAATTTAATGTGCAGCTTGCTCATGAATGGCTAGAAACACAATCGTTTAAATCACTAAGCGCAAAGCAAAATACAGATACCGAATTTACATTACTGAGTCATTGTACTGAAACAACTGCGCTGCCAAAAGCAGCAAATGTATGGCAAACAATTTTCAATGATATTGGTTTAACATTAAAAACAACAAATACAGGTTGTTGTGGAATGGCGGGAACTTATGGCCACGAAGCACAAAATCAAGATAACTCACGTGCGCTTTACGAAATGAGCTGGAAACCAATTGTAGATAAAAATAAACCTGAGCAACTTTTATCTACGGGATTTTCTTGTCGTAGCCAAGTTAAACGTTTTGAACAATTTAAA